The Clostridia bacterium genome contains the following window.
GGAGACGCCTTGACCAGCTATATGACTAACACCGATTTTCCGGTCGTTATCCGATACAAAATGCGCGAGCCCGCAAAAGCGGTCGTGTATTCCGTAACCTCGACGAACAATTACAACACCAACGCGCCGATGGACTGGACGGTTGAGGGATCGTTCGACGGGGAGAACTGGACCGTTATGCATACCTTCGAAGGTCAGACGTTTACAAAGCGTTCGCAGACTAAAAAGTTTTCGGTTGAGAACGACGAGTACTACGGCTACTACCGCATGGTCATTACGAAAAAGGCCGGCGGCGAGACCTCGGGCACGGTGCAGTTCTCCGACTTTACGCTGCGCGAAAACGCCGGCGCGAATAATCTTTCGACCGGCGCGCTGCTCGCGGAAGTTGTGGAAGGCGGGCCCGCGGGATCCTTTATCGGCGTCAATAACGAGCCGTGGAACGGCGCTCACTGTATGCGCGTTACCGGCACCCATTACGGCACCGGCAGGGGCTATTCAAACGCTTATATCTTCGATCACCTTATGATCCCCGTGACCGCAAACACGTATTTCAGCTATAATGTCTTCCCCGATTTTGAGGATATTCCCGACGCGAAGCCGGAGGATAACTACGACTACGAATACACGAGCCATTACGTCGCACTCGATATACGCTTCACTGACGGAACCTATCTCAGCGACCTCGGAGCCGTCGATCAGAACCGTCACGGCATTTCCGCGCGCGCTCAGGGCGAGACGAAGGCGCTTTATACGCGCAACTGGAATATGATCGAGACCCGCGTCGGCGATTGGGCGGCGGGTAAGACGATAGACAAGATAGTCGTCGTTTACGACAAACCGTCCAACGAAGGCGAAAAGAGCCCAATAGCGTATTTCGACGATATAAAGATATGCGACCGCGCTCCTCTGAAGTGCGACAGCCTCGTCGACTACACCGATCCGCGCCGCGGGAGCAACGACGGCGCCGCCCAGACGAACCGCGGTCTGACCTATCCTGCGGTATGCGTTCCGCACGCGTTCAATCTGTGGACTCCATCGACGAACGACGGCCACAGACAGCTTTACAGATACCACCCGTCAAATCAGATCCAGCATTTCATGATAACGCATCAGGCGAGTTTCCATTTGTTTGACTACGCCGCGTTTATGTTTATGCCGAATACCGGTGTGAACGATCCGTCGAAGGGCGGGATCAACTGCGCTTCGAGAAAATGCGATTTTGACCGCAATGACGAGATCTGCCACGCGAATTACTACTCGGTGGTACTTGCCGAAGGCAGCCCCGCGAGCGGAGTCCGCGTCGAGATCGCGCCGACGGATCACGCGGGCATAGTGCGCTTTACCTATCCCGAAAACGCCGCGAACGTAAACGTCATTCTTGATTCCGTATGCTCGTATACTGGCCTGCTGAATATGAAGGCCGAATGGTCGCTGACGTTTTCGGAAGACGGAAAGAGCTTCAGCGCTTATATTGATTACGGTTCTCCGATACAGGATACGTATTATCCGAGAATGTATCTCTACGGATGTTTCGATCAGCTCCCGGATGACAGTGTCGTTACTGATATGGCGGGGCGCGATATCGGAGTCGCCGTGTTTGAGAAGGGAACGACCGAAGTCGTCATGCGCCTTGCGACGTCGTATATCAGCGTCGCGCAGGCGGAGAAGAACCTGCGCCTCGAAATCGCCGATGCCGATACGCTCGAGGACGTGAAAGACCGCGGCGCGGCGCTTTGGAACGAGCTGCTCGGCGTTATTGAAGCCGAGGGTATGAACGAGGAAGAAACCGTCGCTCTATATTCCAATCTGTACCGCCTTAACGTGTTCCCGACGAACATGAGCGAGAACACGGGTACCGCCGACGATCCGCATATCGCGCACGTAGACCTTTATCACAGCACCGCCGATACCCCGGTTGTTAAAGACGGCGAGCTTTACACAACAAACGGCTTCTGGGATACCTACCGCACTGCGTGGGCGGCTTACGCGCTGCTGACGCCGGAGCTCGACGGAGACCTGCTCGACGGCCTCGTCGCGCACTATTACGACGCCGGATGGGTAGGCCGCTGGCTCAACCCCGGCGCTGTTAACGCGATGGCGGGAACGAGCTCGGACGTCATCTTCGGCGACGCCGCGGCGAAGGGTATCGAGTTCGACAGGGAAGGCGCGTTCCTTTCAGCCGTACGCAATGCTTCGACGCCGTCTTCCGGCAACTTCGGGCGCCCGAACGTGTCGCTGAATCCGTTTGCCGGCGTGGATAACTACGGCAACCTCTGCTGGCATCTCGAAAGCGCGGTAAACGACTACGGCATCGCTCAGCTCGCCAAGTCGCTCGGGCTCGACGCTGAATACGAATACTACCTCGACCGCGCCAAAGACTATAAAAACGACTTTTGCGAAGATCTCGATTTCTTCGTCAAGTACCGCTACGGTGCGTTTTCGTATAACACGGATACCTACAATCCCTACGACTGGTCGCAGGGATATATCGAAACCAACGGCTGGGGCACGGCCTTCTCCGTCACGCAGGACGGCAACGGACTTGCCCGGCTTTACGGCGGCAAGGACGGGCTTGCGTCTAAGCTTGAAGAGTTGCTGAACGCCTCCAACAGGTGGGAGCCCGGCTCTCTCGACTGGCAGCACGAGATGTACGAAGCCCGCGAGGTGCGTATGGGGCAGTATCAGCACAGCAACCAGCCGTCTCACCACATACTCTATATGTTCAACTACGCCGACCGGCCGTACAGAACGCAGGCGCTTACGCGCGAAGCGCTCGGCCGCCTTTTCGTCGGCAACCGCTTCGGTCAGGGCTATATAGGCGACGAGGACAACGGCGAAATGTCCGCGTGGTATATCCTATCCGCGCTCGGCTTCTATCCGCTGAATATGGGCTCCGGCGAGTACGCGATAACCTCGCCGCTGTATAAAAAATACACGCTGCATCTGCCTACCGGCGACCTCGTCGTCACCGCGGAAAACAACAGCGCCGAGAACGTATACGTTCAGTCGATGAAGATCGACGGCGTTCCGTATTACGACTGTTTCATCACCCATGAGGAGCTGCTGAAAGCGAAGGAAATAACCTTCGTTATGGGAAGCGAGCCGTCTGAATGGGGAGTCGGCAGCGATTTCGCTTCCGCAACGGGCAGACGCGAAAAACTGAACACCGCCGAGGATTACTCCAAAGAAGCGACCAAGAGCTATACGTCCGTCACTTCCGGAGCGAATCTCTTCGTCGATAATTCGTCGAGCGTCGCGACCGTAAGCGGCAGCGGCGTTGTGAACTTTACGTTCGCGGAGCCGAAGAAAGTAGAGATGATAACGGTCGCTTCCGGCAGGACGCAGAATATGGCCGTCGATATTAAGCTTTACGGCTCCGAAACCAGCTCGGATGGCAGCTACGTCGAGCTTATCAACGAGCACGGTGTGAATTATCAGTGGACGCAGTACGTTCGCCCGTTCAAGGTCGCAGAACCCGCGGAATATAAGTATTACCGCCTTGAACTGTCCGGAAACGGCTCGTTCCAGATCGGCGAGGTCGAACTGCTCGGCGGTTTCCGCGAGTATGATGAAATAATCGAAGGCGATATCGACGCTGACGGCGAAGTGACCGTAGCCGACGCGTTGGCGGCGCTTCGTATCGCAATCAGACTCGCGCCGGAGCGCGACGCCGCGGATGTTGCGGATATGGACTCCGACGGCGCGATCACCGTCAGCGACGCGCTGCGCATTCTCAAAAAGGCGGCGAAGATTATATGAACGACTGGCAGGCAAGAACGCGCGCGCTGCTCGGCGGCGCCGCGGTCGAGAAACTGAATAACGCTTCCGTCGCCGTTTTCGGTATCGGCGGCGTCGGTTCGTACGCCGCGGAAGCGCTCGTGCGCGCCGGGGTCGGCAGACTGACCTTTATCGACGGCGATACCGTCGCGGAAACGAACCTAAACCGCCAGCTCGTAGCCGACCGCGAGACGATCGGCAGAAGCAAGGCCGAAGTTATGAAGGAGCGCGCCGAACGCATTTCCGGCGTCGTGAAAGCGGAGGCGGTGACCGCGTTTTACTCCGCCGAAAACGCCGACGGCTTTGAGCTGAATAAATACGATTTCATCCTCGACTGCATCGACACCGTATCGTCGAAAATCGAGCTGATATGCCGTGCGAACGCCGCGGGTGTTCCGATAATCAGCTGCATGGGCGCCGGAAACAAGCTCGATCCGACGCGCTTCGAGGTCGCGGATATCTACAAGACGTCTGTTTGTCCGCTCGCCCGCGTGATGCGTTACGAGCTGAAAAAGCGCGGGATAAAATCGCTGCCCGTCGTCTATTCGAAGGAGGAGCCGAGCGCGCCGCCCCCCGACGCCGAAAAGCGCGAAAGCGGCAGACCCGCTCCCGCGAGCGTTTCGTTCGTGCCGTCCGTCGCCGGACTGATAATGGCGGGCGAGGTCGTCAAGAGAATAACCGGCAAATAAGTATTTTGATAAAGTACAAGCCCTCCCAAAGTGGGAGGGCTTGTACTTTATATAGGGGTTAAGCGGTGAAAGAACGGGATCCGGAATCGATTTCATAACTCCCGCCGCCGAAGACGACGGTTCCGGATACGTTCGGCGGCAGCGTTACGTTGAGCGTTACCGCGCCGTTTTCTTTTTTCCACGACGCAGAAATATCGCCGTAAAGCGTTTCTATCGTCGCGGAGGCAAACTCCATATCGTCGGGAATATACGGCTCGATGCGGACGCGTTTGTACCCGGGCAACTCGGGAGAAATACCTGCGAGGCGCTTATACGCCCACAGCGCGGGCGCGCTGCCGAGGAAGGCGTGGTTCTGCGAACCGCCGCCGTTGAAATGCTCGGGGAAGGTCGTCGCGCCGCAGCTTTCGATGAGATAAAGCCAGCCGCCTTGATTGCGGTTTTTTATCTGCCGGTATGCGGCGTCGCTTCTGCCGTTTTCGGAAAGGGCCTCGAGTATGCACGCTGTTCCCATGAATCCGCAGGTGGAGGTCCGGTTTCTCTCTGCGTCGCTTACGAGGCTTTCGGCGACCGCGGAGCGCAATTCGTCCGGGCAGACGCCGAAACAGAGCGCGTGGGCGTTTGCGCTTTGGCTGCCGTTATCGTAATACGCTTCAGCGCCGCTGGCGACAAGATAACGCATATTGATCGAGGTTCGTATCCTTTGCGCGAGCGCGGAGAAGTATTCCGCGTCGGCGCGCTCGCCGACGGCTTCGGCGAGCTCCGCGAGCAGGTCGGCGCATCTGAAAAAGTAAACGGAAGAAAGGAAGCGCGGACTTGCCGGTTCCGCGGCGATCCAGTCTTTATAGCTCATATAGCTTTCGGCGATTTCATAGTTCTCGTCGCATATCTCTTCGAGCAGAGACACCCACGCCTTCATCATCGGCATGGAACGCCTTACGAGCCGTGCGTCGCCGTACTGCCGGTAGAGAGTATAGGGGATGAACACCGCCGCCGCGGGCCAGTTGACGTCGATACAGTCGTCCGTCGACAGCGGAAGCTCGACGGGTATCCACCCGTTTCCGCGCTGGCAGTCGCGCATGCTTTCGAGCCATTGCGAGTAGAAGACGTGAGCGTCAAAGCTCACGCATTCCGATTCGCAAACGGCGTAAGCGTCGGCGGTCCAGCCGCGGCGTTCGCGTTCGGGACAGTCTGTCGGTATGTTGACGAGGTTGGAAAGGAAGCTTTTCCGCGCCGTTTCGCATATCGCGTTGATCGCGCCGTCGGAGCATTCGAAGCGCGAATCGCCGAGCAGGTCGCTGTGTATCGGGCGCGCGGTTACGGAAACGATTTCCGCGTCGCCGCAAACGCAGACGCAGCGGAAGCCGGTGTACATAAAGCATGGGGCGTATTCCTCGACGCCGTCCGTCGCGAAGGTGTATTTGTTATATGCGCCGCGCCAGTCGGGAAAGACGGGAGCGCCGTCTTCGCCGAGCTTTTCCGCGAAGCGGAGCGTGACGGTTTCGCCCGGCTTGCCTTTCATGCGGACGCTGACAAAACCGGCGAGGTTGGTTCCGAAGTCGACAAGCTTTACGCCGCCGCGCTCCGTTATCGCTGCGGGCGATAACTCTTCGCCGCTTTTGACCGCGCAAAGCTGCGGGCGAAGAAAGAGCGGAGCGAGGTCGATTATCGGGTTCGTCTCGCCCGCGGGCTCCCAGTCGGAATCGTCGAATCCGGCTTCGGCCCAGCCGCGGAACGCCTCGCGCGCGTCGAACTCCTCGAATTTGCCGTGCTGCATGCTCTCGTCGTATCCGAGTCTGTAACCGTCTCCGGTCTTTGATTTCCACTCTGACCGGCGGCAGTCGACGAAGACTTCCGAGCCGTCGTTATACTTGATTTTGATAATTATCGACGCCGTCCGCGCGAGCATAAGGCCGACTGCGTTCGTGCCTTCTTTCAGCAACGGCTTTACGTCGCGGCATACGTACTGCGCGGTAAAGTATTCGCTCGCGCCGGGGAAGAGCGGCAGGTCGCCGATGCGTTCGCCGTTGATAAACGGCACGCAGGAATTGCCCTTGTCGCCGAACGCGCCTATAAAGGCGTAAGCGTAGCGTATATCAGACACGTTGCCGAGCTTAAACTCGCGCCTGAAAAAGTGAACGGAGCCGTAATGCCATATTCTCAGCCAGTCGCCGCGCCATTGGTGGGACTTGAAGAAGCCTGTGACAAAGCTTGATGAAACGGAGGGCGACTGCGCGTCGTTTTCGTCCCACACAGTCACGGTGAAGGAGTATTCGCTCATCGGGCGAAGCGGCCGCTCGGGCCTGATTCCGATACCGAACTGCGCGTCGGAAGCGATCTTGCCGGAATCCCAGACCGCCCCGCCGTCCTCGTCGAATACTTCGACGCGGTATGCGGTCTGGCGCGCTCCTTCGCCGCCCGAAAGCTTCCAGCCGACGACCGGATTCGGATTTCCGACGCCGAGAGCTTCTTTTGTGTATTCACATGTCGTTGATAAGATCATCAGCGGCATTTCGCACCTCGCGTTTATGACAATCGGAGACCTTGCGGTCCCCGATTCCGTTTATTTCTTTTCTTTTTTGATATACATCGAGCCGACTATTGAGTTGACGAGCCCGGTCGGCAGGAGCTTGTTGAGCGCCGCGAAGAGCTTGTATTTTCCGCCCGCGACGGTCAGGGGCTTCGGTCTGCGCTTCTCGGCGAGTTTAACGATGATTTTCGCGACTTTTTCCGGCGGCATGCCGTTTATCTCGTCCTTCTCCATAACCGCCACGGACGCCTTTACCGTGTCTGAATAGAGCGACTTCTCGCCGTCGTCCTTTATCCTCGCGGCCGTGAAGCCGGTGCGGACGTCGCCGGGCATGACCGCGCTGACGCGGACGCCGAAGGGCTTGAGCTCGCTTCTCATCGCGAGAGTGAGCGAGTTAATCGCGGATTTGGATGCGGAGTAGAACGCCTGATAGGGAATTGAGAATATCGCCGCCGCGGAGCTGACGTTGACAATCGCGCCTTTAGATTCGCGCAGCAGGGGAGCGGCGTGCTTCGCGCAGATGAACTGCCCGAAGAAGTTGACGTCAAACTGCCGCTTCGCCGCGGCGGTGTCGGTCAGCTCGGTCGCTCCGGAAATGCCGAATCCGGCGTTGTTGACGAGAACGTCGAGCCGCCCGGCTTCGCTCTTTATGCGTTCGAACGCGGCGATGACGGTGCTTTCGTCGGAAACGTCGGTTTTGATATGCGCTATCCTCTCGTCTTCAGGCGCGGTGCGGCTCAGGCAATAGACCTTGTAACCGCGGCCGGCGAACATCTTGGCGGCGGAAAGTCCGATACCGCCGGAAGCGCCGGTTATTGCAACGACCTTTACGTCAGGCATTCTCTTCAACCACTCTCTTGATGATATCGAGGGCTTCGTCGATTATCTCCTCGTTGTGCGTCGCCATCAGACTCGTGCGAAGCAGGCACTCCGTAGGAGTCGTCGCCGGCGGCAGAACAGGGTTGACGTAAACGCCTTCGTCAAAAAGGATCTTGCCGATGGTAAGCGTGCGTACCTGTTCGTAGGTATAGAAGGGGACGATCGGGACGCGCTTGTTGTCGGCGTCGCGGATAGCGAGTCCGCGCTTCTTCATTCCGTCGCGCAGGTATTCTGCGAGATCGCCCAGGCGCTCGACGCGTTCGGGCTCGCGCTTCATTATCTCAAGCGCCTTTATAGCGGTAGCGCAGGAGGCGGGCGGGATGGAAGCGCTGAAAATGAACGGACGGGAGCTGTGTCTGACGAATTCGCAGACCTCGCTGCTCGCGGCCATATAGCCGCCGAGACTCGCCAGCGATTTGCTGAACGTGCCCATTATGATATCCACCTTGTCGGTGAGTCCGAAATAGCTCGCCGTGCCGCGTCCGCCTTCGCCGACGACTCCGAGTCCGTGGGCGTCGTCGACCATGACGCGCGCCTTATACTTCCCGGCGAGCGCGACTATCTCGGGAAGCTTGCACATATCGCCGCTCATGCTGAAAACGCCGTCGGTGACGATGAGCTTTCCGGCTTCGAGCGGTACCTCGCTCAGTTTCTTCTCGAGGCTTGCCATATCGTTGTGCTTGTAGCGGATCGTTTCGGCGTAGCTGAGCTTGCAGGCGTCGTAAATGCTGGCGTGATTCTCGCGGTCGTTGAATATGTAGTCGCCTTTGCCTGCGATAGCGGAAATAATGCCGAGGTTTGACTGGAAGCCGGTGGAGAAGGTCACACACTCTTCCTTGCCGACGAATTCTGCGAGTTCGCGCTCAAGCTGATTGTGCAGGTCGAGCGTGCCGTTGAGGAAGCGAGAGCCGGAGCAGCCGGAACCGTACTTCTCGAGCGCTTTTACGCCGGCTTCTATGACTTCGGGATGCACCGTGAGACCAAGGTAGTTGTTGGAGCCGAGCATTATGCGCCGTTTGCCCTCCATCATGACCTCGATATCCTGCTTTGATTCAAGTTCGTGGAAATAGGGATAAATACCCATTGCCTTTATGTCTTTAACGAGATGGAAATCTCTGCACTTTTTGAATAGCGGCATAATATTACCTCCATGTATTTATACGCTGATTATACACTTTCGGCAGAATTATGTCAATATAAATCTCATACGATCATCCGTTACGATGCCGGCCGTATTATTCCGAGATAATATCACAGACTAATTGATAATACCGAACTGTTTGTGAACGGAGAGCTGTATGAAAAACGAATGTGATAAAAACGGGCTGCTTCTCGCCGGAAAGAAGGCCGATATCAGCTCCGTCGGATGGCGGGCCTCTGCAATACGCAAACTGAGACGCCTGACGGCGCTAAACTTGAAAACAATCGGCGCGGCTTACAGAAAAGCCACCCTCGGATCGCTTCCCGCGACAAAAGCGTCCGCGGCGCGGGAATGGCTTTGCGATAACTATTATTTGATCGACAGCGAGGCTAAATCCGCTGTTGCGGGAATGAACAGGAAAGAAAAACTGCCGGCGGCAATCGACGGTTTTCCCGTTGTGTATCATTTGGCTCGATCTCTGATATCCGAGGCGGGGAAGGCGGGGCGTGATGAAGCGGAGGCTTTTCTGACGGGCGTGCAGGAACACTATACGCTGTCAAACGAAGAACTCTGTTTTTTTCGCGATATGCTTATCGCGGCAATCGTTGAAGCTATCGCCGCAGAGTGCTCGAGAATCGTTACGGCGGACGGCGGAAGCGGAGAGAGTATGTCGGACTGGATCGGTACGCTGCGGAATCTGTCCGGAGCGGATATGACCGAATGCGTGGAAAGACTGAGCGTTACCGAATCGCTCCTGATGCGCGATCCCGCCGGAGTTTATCCTGACATGAGCGATGCTACGAAGGAGTATTACCGCGCATGCGTTGCGCGCGGAGCAAGACGCGAAGGAGTCAGCGAAGCTCAGTTCGCTGAGAACTCTCTGAAAAAAGCCGAAGAAGCTTCGCGCGGTAATGCAGAAAAGCACGTTGGATATTACATTGTTCCGAATGAGAGTAGGACCGCGCCGAAGGTTTTTACTGCTCTTTACTTTGCCGCTCCGTTTCTTATAGCGTCGGCGCTCGCTGTTATTACCAAAAACGCGCTTGTTGCGCTGATCCTGCCGATACCGTTGTGGGGACTGTGGTACGCGGTGCAGGAAAATGTTGCGTCAATCGTTGTGAGGCGCAGGTTTGTATGCTCGCTCGATCCTGTAAAAGTATCCTGTTCGGGTACCACTGTTGCTGTGTCATGTCTTATAACGTCGGTCGATCAAATTAAAAAGCTCGCCAAGAATCTGCTGCGCGTCAGGCTGTCGGGCGGAGTTGAGCGTTGCGGGCTCATCGCAGATTTGAAGGAAAGCGACAGCGCGTCGCGGCCTGAGGATACACACTTGCTTTCCGTTATCGAAAAGGAGATACGCAAACTGAACGACGAGTTCGGCGGCGGCTTTTTCTCTGTTGTGCGCAGACGTGTTTTTTCCGATACCGAGGGGAAGTATATCGGCCGCGAGCGAAAGCGCGGAGCGATTACAGAATTCATACGCTATATAAACACCGGAGTCAATAATTTTTTATCGATGACGGGAGACTTTAAGGGCGTGGTCGGATGCGATTATTTGTTGGCGCTTGACGCCGATACTTCCTTATCGATAAACGCGGCGGCGGAACTCACCGCCGTGCTCGAGCATCCGCTGAATAAAGCCGTGGTGGTTGACAATCGTGTTGTATATGGGTTTGGAATCGCGGTGCCGCGGTTGACTACCGATATAGAATCATCGTCGAGAAGCACTTTTTCGCGTATTTTTGCAGGCGCCGGCGGTCTCCACAACTACGGCGGCGCCGGTGCCGATTTATACAGGGACGTTTTCGGAGACGGTCTCTTTACCGGGAAAGGTTTGATAGACGTTAAGGTCTTTTCTGCCGCTGCAGACGGTGCGTTTCCGAAGAACAGGGTGTTGAGTCACGACGTCGTTGAAGGCGGTGTTATGCGTACGTGTACCGTCTCTGAAACCGAACTGTCGGACGGGTTTCCTACAACGGTGAAATCGTGGCTTATTCGTCAATCGCGCTGGATAAGAGGCGATTATCAGAACGCATTATTCCTTCTGAGACGACGGAAAAATGACGCGGGCGAGCGGGTCAGAAATGAATTCGCCTTGTCTGACAGATTCAAGTTATTTGATAATATCAGGCGAGCGTTCACACCGATCTTTTCGATGGCTTCGATTATCGTTTGCGCTTTGACGCACTTTCCATATAGGCTACCGGTTCTGTTTCTGTCGTTTGCCTCCGTTTCCGCGGGCGACGTTATCGCAACGGTCAGAGGGGTATTCAAACCGCGAATTGCTTTCCGCAGGTATATTACAAAAGGCGTCACTGCTTTTCTCGGCGGTTGCGGTAGGATACTGATCAACGTCATGATGCTTCCGCAGCTTGCTGCGTCGTCTTTTACGGAATTGGCGAAATCCGTCTGGCGTTCTCTGTTTTCTCACAAAAGACTGCTTGAGTGGGTTACTTCGGCTGAAGCGGAAAGCGCAAAAAGAAACGGTATAATAGATTATTATCTTTTCTTTCGTTTTACCGCCGTGGCGGGCGTCGCGTCTATGCTTGCGGGAAGTCTCGTTCTTGCGGTTTCGGGAGCGCTCTGGCTGATCGCCCCGGCTGTCTTCTGCGATTTGTCGCGGCCGGCGAGGAAGAAAGACGTTGTCATCGATCAGGAAGACGAGGAACTATTATACTCATTTGCGGCTTCGATGTGGCGTTTCTTTGACAGATACGTTTCGTCCGAAACAAACTTTCTTCCTCCAGATAACGTACAGTATTCGCCCTACAGAGTCGCCATGCGGACGTCGCCGACTAATATCGGGCTTTATTTGTTGTGCGTTCTCGCGGCGAGGGATCTCGGTTTTATCGACAGTCCGGAACTGTTTGAACGCGTATCGTCAACGCTTAACAGCCTCTGTAAAATGAAAAAATGGAACGGCAATCTGTATAACTGGTATGACGTAACTACGCTTCAACCGTTGAATCCCGAGTATGTTTCTACAGTCGACAGCGGTAATCTTTTGTGTTGCCTGACCGCCTTAAAGGAGGGTGTGAAAGACTATTATTGGGAATGCGCGGAGCTGCGCGACGTTTGCCGTATTTGCGAAAGCATTACCGCGGAGACTGATATTTCCGCCCTTTATAACAAGCGCCGGCGCTTGTTCTATATAGGCTATGACGCCGTGAATGATACGTTCAGCAACAATATGTACGACATATTGATGAGCGAGGCGCGAATGACAAGCTATTACGCGATAGCGAAAAAAGTTGCCGATAAGCGGCATTGGGGGACGCTCGGGAGACTGTTTGCCGGTACGAACGGATATGCGGGACCTCTGTCATGGACCGGCACGATGTTTGAGTATTATATGCCGCATCTTCTGCTGCCGGTTATTTCCGATTCGCTCACGGACGAAGCGCTTCACTATGCGCTGTATTGTCAAAAGAAGCGGACTTCGGCGCTCAAACTCCCGTGGGGCGTTTCGGAAAGCGGCTTTTTCTCGTTTGATCTGGGACAGAATTATCAGTATAAGGCTTTCGGCGTTCAAAAGCTCGGCCTTAAACGCGGGTTGGATAAAGAGCTTGTTATTTCCCCGTATTCCACGTTTTTGACGCTCCCGTTTGCTCCCGCTGAATCGATATCAAATCTGAAACGCCTCATAAGTATGGGAATGAACGGCGAGTTCGGACTCTATGAGGCTATTGATTTTACGCGTGCGCGGACGGGCGGGGGATCCGCTGTTATAAAAAGCTATATGGCTCATCATACGGGTATGTCGCTCGTGTCGGTCGTAAATTGCCTGCTTGGGGGAATAATGCAGAAGCGATTTATGAGGGATGCCGATATGCGCACCGCCCAAAAGCTGCTCGAAGAAGCGGTATATGACGGAGTGTCGCTTTACAAAGCCGCGGACGCCGATACGAGGATAAAGGTGAAGAGACGCCCGGATGAAGGGCTCGTATATAAAAAGAGCGATTACTTCCGTCCGCATGTTCTGCCTCTGTCAAACGGGGAATTCACTACTGTTGTTACCGACGGCGGCAGCGGTTTTTCGACCTGGAACGGCATAGACGTAAACTCCCGTAAAAGGGATTTGTTTTCGACTCCGGCCGGATTGTACGTCCTATTGAAAGAAAGCGGTAAACCGCCGTTTTCTATTACTTCCGATCCGCTGCGCGACGG
Protein-coding sequences here:
- a CDS encoding family 78 glycoside hydrolase catalytic domain — translated: MPLMILSTTCEYTKEALGVGNPNPVVGWKLSGGEGARQTAYRVEVFDEDGGAVWDSGKIASDAQFGIGIRPERPLRPMSEYSFTVTVWDENDAQSPSVSSSFVTGFFKSHQWRGDWLRIWHYGSVHFFRREFKLGNVSDIRYAYAFIGAFGDKGNSCVPFINGERIGDLPLFPGASEYFTAQYVCRDVKPLLKEGTNAVGLMLARTASIIIKIKYNDGSEVFVDCRRSEWKSKTGDGYRLGYDESMQHGKFEEFDAREAFRGWAEAGFDDSDWEPAGETNPIIDLAPLFLRPQLCAVKSGEELSPAAITERGGVKLVDFGTNLAGFVSVRMKGKPGETVTLRFAEKLGEDGAPVFPDWRGAYNKYTFATDGVEEYAPCFMYTGFRCVCVCGDAEIVSVTARPIHSDLLGDSRFECSDGAINAICETARKSFLSNLVNIPTDCPERERRGWTADAYAVCESECVSFDAHVFYSQWLESMRDCQRGNGWIPVELPLSTDDCIDVNWPAAAVFIPYTLYRQYGDARLVRRSMPMMKAWVSLLEEICDENYEIAESYMSYKDWIAAEPASPRFLSSVYFFRCADLLAELAEAVGERADAEYFSALAQRIRTSINMRYLVASGAEAYYDNGSQSANAHALCFGVCPDELRSAVAESLVSDAERNRTSTCGFMGTACILEALSENGRSDAAYRQIKNRNQGGWLYLIESCGATTFPEHFNGGGSQNHAFLGSAPALWAYKRLAGISPELPGYKRVRIEPYIPDDMEFASATIETLYGDISASWKKENGAVTLNVTLPPNVSGTVVFGGGSYEIDSGSRSFTA
- a CDS encoding SDR family oxidoreductase; this encodes MPDVKVVAITGASGGIGLSAAKMFAGRGYKVYCLSRTAPEDERIAHIKTDVSDESTVIAAFERIKSEAGRLDVLVNNAGFGISGATELTDTAAAKRQFDVNFFGQFICAKHAAPLLRESKGAIVNVSSAAAIFSIPYQAFYSASKSAINSLTLAMRSELKPFGVRVSAVMPGDVRTGFTAARIKDDGEKSLYSDTVKASVAVMEKDEINGMPPEKVAKIIVKLAEKRRPKPLTVAGGKYKLFAALNKLLPTGLVNSIVGSMYIKKEKK
- a CDS encoding GH92 family glycosyl hydrolase, with the translated sequence MRVVGRALALLLVFSVAGGLFAYAPALIPSIVATAEEIDDYTAFYTSFDMGGVNGENYFGVPMRGYYDEERAENVRTTTANNWMMSMVESVEANTPSPASRVPENLTDGDALTSYMTNTDFPVVIRYKMREPAKAVVYSVTSTNNYNTNAPMDWTVEGSFDGENWTVMHTFEGQTFTKRSQTKKFSVENDEYYGYYRMVITKKAGGETSGTVQFSDFTLRENAGANNLSTGALLAEVVEGGPAGSFIGVNNEPWNGAHCMRVTGTHYGTGRGYSNAYIFDHLMIPVTANTYFSYNVFPDFEDIPDAKPEDNYDYEYTSHYVALDIRFTDGTYLSDLGAVDQNRHGISARAQGETKALYTRNWNMIETRVGDWAAGKTIDKIVVVYDKPSNEGEKSPIAYFDDIKICDRAPLKCDSLVDYTDPRRGSNDGAAQTNRGLTYPAVCVPHAFNLWTPSTNDGHRQLYRYHPSNQIQHFMITHQASFHLFDYAAFMFMPNTGVNDPSKGGINCASRKCDFDRNDEICHANYYSVVLAEGSPASGVRVEIAPTDHAGIVRFTYPENAANVNVILDSVCSYTGLLNMKAEWSLTFSEDGKSFSAYIDYGSPIQDTYYPRMYLYGCFDQLPDDSVVTDMAGRDIGVAVFEKGTTEVVMRLATSYISVAQAEKNLRLEIADADTLEDVKDRGAALWNELLGVIEAEGMNEEETVALYSNLYRLNVFPTNMSENTGTADDPHIAHVDLYHSTADTPVVKDGELYTTNGFWDTYRTAWAAYALLTPELDGDLLDGLVAHYYDAGWVGRWLNPGAVNAMAGTSSDVIFGDAAAKGIEFDREGAFLSAVRNASTPSSGNFGRPNVSLNPFAGVDNYGNLCWHLESAVNDYGIAQLAKSLGLDAEYEYYLDRAKDYKNDFCEDLDFFVKYRYGAFSYNTDTYNPYDWSQGYIETNGWGTAFSVTQDGNGLARLYGGKDGLASKLEELLNASNRWEPGSLDWQHEMYEAREVRMGQYQHSNQPSHHILYMFNYADRPYRTQALTREALGRLFVGNRFGQGYIGDEDNGEMSAWYILSALGFYPLNMGSGEYAITSPLYKKYTLHLPTGDLVVTAENNSAENVYVQSMKIDGVPYYDCFITHEELLKAKEITFVMGSEPSEWGVGSDFASATGRREKLNTAEDYSKEATKSYTSVTSGANLFVDNSSSVATVSGSGVVNFTFAEPKKVEMITVASGRTQNMAVDIKLYGSETSSDGSYVELINEHGVNYQWTQYVRPFKVAEPAEYKYYRLELSGNGSFQIGEVELLGGFREYDEIIEGDIDADGEVTVADALAALRIAIRLAPERDAADVADMDSDGAITVSDALRILKKAAKII
- a CDS encoding tRNA threonylcarbamoyladenosine dehydratase, with the protein product MNDWQARTRALLGGAAVEKLNNASVAVFGIGGVGSYAAEALVRAGVGRLTFIDGDTVAETNLNRQLVADRETIGRSKAEVMKERAERISGVVKAEAVTAFYSAENADGFELNKYDFILDCIDTVSSKIELICRANAAGVPIISCMGAGNKLDPTRFEVADIYKTSVCPLARVMRYELKKRGIKSLPVVYSKEEPSAPPPDAEKRESGRPAPASVSFVPSVAGLIMAGEVVKRITGK